One genomic window of Desulfurococcus mucosus DSM 2162 includes the following:
- a CDS encoding transcription elongation factor Spt5, translating to MEDQQSSGEEQARIYAVKTTVGRELDVAFIISMRVEEKKAKGEETSVRSIIIPPDIKGYVFLEVEKLSELYRVVSDIRYVKAGRPMKIAYEELEKLLKPKPVIEELDVGDIVEITRGPFKGMRAKITGVDRNKNMLTVNILEATFTIPITIPGDYVKKMSKGA from the coding sequence TTGGAGGATCAGCAATCCAGCGGTGAGGAGCAAGCCAGGATCTATGCTGTGAAAACCACTGTTGGAAGAGAGCTGGATGTGGCATTCATCATCAGTATGAGGGTTGAAGAGAAGAAGGCTAAGGGCGAGGAGACAAGTGTTAGAAGCATCATCATACCGCCCGACATAAAGGGCTATGTCTTCCTCGAAGTAGAGAAGCTAAGCGAGCTTTACAGGGTTGTATCCGACATAAGGTATGTGAAAGCAGGGAGACCAATGAAAATAGCCTACGAGGAGCTTGAGAAGCTCCTGAAGCCCAAGCCCGTGATAGAGGAGCTTGACGTTGGCGACATAGTGGAGATAACGCGCGGGCCGTTCAAGGGCATGCGTGCCAAGATAACCGGTGTAGATAGAAATAAAAACATGCTTACAGTGAATATTTTAGAAGCCACGTTCACAATACCCATCACGATACCGGGTGATTACGTTAAGAAGATGAGTAAGGGTGCGTAG
- the rpl18a gene encoding 50S ribosomal protein L18Ae, translating to MEVKTYRVTGYMLISHDRYPTWQKFTKEVRGVDEKDALEKVYSILGSNHKLKRYHIRVESVEEIDPGESRNPFIRQLAQAERIVKP from the coding sequence GTGGAGGTTAAAACATACAGGGTTACAGGCTACATGTTGATCAGCCATGACAGGTACCCTACATGGCAGAAGTTCACGAAGGAAGTGAGAGGCGTCGACGAGAAGGATGCACTGGAGAAAGTGTACTCTATACTGGGAAGCAACCATAAGTTGAAGAGGTATCACATAAGGGTTGAGAGTGTTGAGGAGATAGATCCAGGTGAGTCAAGGAACCCGTTTATAAGGCAGTTAGCGCAAGCAGAGAGGATTGTGAAGCCATGA
- a CDS encoding SecE/sec61-gamma family protein translocase subunit: MDLRELVDSWRRILLIASRPGLDEYLTVLKISLLGLALVGGISFAIRMVFYTFLYPYTG, from the coding sequence TTGGATCTACGCGAACTAGTGGACTCTTGGAGGAGGATCCTGCTGATAGCGTCGAGGCCCGGGTTAGACGAGTATTTAACGGTGCTTAAGATAAGTCTACTCGGGCTCGCCCTGGTTGGAGGAATATCATTCGCCATAAGAATGGTATTCTACACCTTCCTCTACCCGTACACCGGGTGA
- a CDS encoding 50S ribosomal protein L39e, whose protein sequence is MARFKHVARKLRLAAALKSNRAIPIWVSAKTRLRVRRGFALRNWRRSKLKNI, encoded by the coding sequence ATGGCTAGGTTTAAGCACGTCGCCAGGAAGCTCAGGCTTGCTGCAGCGTTGAAATCCAATAGGGCTATACCGATCTGGGTGTCGGCTAAGACACGTCTCAGAGTGAGGAGGGGGTTCGCCCTGAGGAACTGGAGGAGGAGTAAGCTCAAGAACATCTAG
- a CDS encoding ribonuclease P protein component 4, producing the protein MARSRYIREVARERMMLLYKYSLEEARRGDLGLARRYIEIMLRIAGKAGVRPPKYIRRGYCRRCHTPLIPGLTLSVRIRGRGKGSRVVYRCLECGWTRRFMIKASGRGSRRE; encoded by the coding sequence TTGGCGAGGAGCAGGTACATCAGGGAGGTTGCAAGGGAGAGGATGATGCTTCTCTACAAGTACTCGCTTGAGGAGGCTAGGAGAGGGGATCTCGGGTTAGCCAGACGCTACATCGAGATAATGCTGAGGATCGCCGGTAAGGCGGGTGTGAGGCCGCCAAAGTATATTAGGAGAGGTTACTGTAGGAGGTGTCATACACCATTAATACCTGGTTTAACCCTGAGCGTGAGGATCAGGGGTAGAGGCAAGGGGTCTAGGGTAGTATACAGGTGTTTAGAATGCGGGTGGACGAGGAGGTTCATGATAAAGGCATCCGGGAGAGGATCAAGGCGAGAATAG
- a CDS encoding anaerobic ribonucleoside triphosphate reductase: protein MQVRESRVGVEDPFTEYIRWSSLDVNENANRYIGPGSFFSYLLEEYMKRDLLGLLPGHILRAHRDGLIYIHKLPHSLYIPYCTGHSLARLLEKGLKTPTVISRPARHLDTFVDHVANYLITLQHYFTGAQAFSSVEWYAGPFIRGDGADYRAVRQNIQRLLYNLNYPTRIGLQTPFTNFTIIMDAARKALEGDYAVYDGRKTEPLGAYEKEAKTFLLALFENYMNGDSVGQPFTFPIPTLMTTAKMLWEDPEIHEAVFKTAAKRGSFYWLNTRVVDPDASYAMCCRLSIQKNELLYAYKNTGFSLSSLRKDAEALREEYWGKMERQRFGGLWAMPDITGSVNVVDVNLPRLALESRGDDDRFWELYDEALGLVREAVNWFRNRYVRMLREHPGFYYMITEYMPEFPGTHFNTIGLIGLPEAAAILMQEPKLWLDGGRSDWLRAGELMRRIVEHATETARRWMREEGTPWNVEEVPAESASPRMAEIDLKRHPELAEYLPDPSNPVYSTSIAPYYASEMELPERIEVEAMVQKYFTGGVMMHIFLAEEPEPEALAKLAKRIMETDIVYWSFTPALTYCPRCNKTYTGLHRACPRCGSEEVEVWSRIIGYYRPLKNWNPQRRKEFWTRHHYGV from the coding sequence ATGCAGGTCAGGGAGTCACGTGTAGGAGTAGAGGACCCATTTACCGAGTACATTAGGTGGAGCAGCTTAGATGTAAACGAGAATGCCAACAGGTACATTGGGCCCGGGAGCTTCTTCAGCTACCTCCTCGAGGAATACATGAAGCGCGACCTACTCGGCCTCCTGCCGGGCCACATCCTGAGGGCGCACAGGGACGGCTTGATATACATTCACAAGCTCCCGCACAGCCTCTACATACCCTACTGCACAGGGCACAGCCTGGCCAGGCTGCTTGAGAAAGGGTTGAAGACCCCGACGGTTATATCCCGCCCGGCGAGGCACCTCGACACCTTCGTAGACCACGTGGCGAACTACCTCATCACGCTCCAGCACTACTTCACGGGTGCGCAGGCGTTCTCCAGCGTCGAGTGGTACGCCGGGCCCTTCATCAGGGGGGACGGCGCCGACTACCGTGCCGTGAGGCAGAACATCCAGAGGCTCCTCTACAACCTGAACTACCCTACGAGGATCGGCCTGCAGACCCCGTTCACGAACTTCACGATAATAATGGACGCCGCGAGGAAAGCCCTGGAAGGCGACTACGCCGTGTACGACGGGAGGAAGACCGAGCCCCTGGGAGCCTACGAGAAGGAGGCCAAGACCTTCCTCCTAGCCCTCTTCGAGAACTACATGAACGGGGACAGCGTCGGGCAGCCGTTCACCTTCCCCATACCGACGCTCATGACCACCGCTAAGATGCTGTGGGAGGACCCGGAGATACATGAAGCCGTGTTCAAGACCGCGGCCAAGCGGGGGAGCTTCTACTGGCTCAACACCAGGGTCGTCGACCCCGACGCGAGCTACGCCATGTGCTGCCGCCTAAGCATCCAGAAGAACGAGCTCCTCTACGCCTACAAGAACACGGGCTTCAGCCTCTCAAGCCTCAGGAAGGATGCCGAAGCCCTCCGGGAGGAGTACTGGGGTAAGATGGAGAGGCAGAGGTTCGGCGGGCTCTGGGCGATGCCGGATATAACGGGGAGCGTGAACGTCGTAGACGTCAACCTGCCCAGGTTAGCCTTGGAGTCCAGGGGGGACGACGACAGGTTCTGGGAGCTCTACGACGAGGCGCTGGGGCTGGTGAGGGAAGCCGTCAACTGGTTCAGGAACCGCTACGTCAGGATGCTCCGGGAGCACCCCGGCTTCTACTACATGATCACCGAGTACATGCCGGAGTTCCCCGGCACACACTTCAACACCATAGGGCTGATAGGCTTACCCGAAGCCGCCGCGATACTGATGCAGGAGCCCAAGCTATGGCTCGACGGGGGTAGAAGCGACTGGCTGAGAGCCGGCGAGCTCATGAGGAGAATAGTGGAGCACGCGACGGAGACGGCCAGAAGGTGGATGAGGGAGGAGGGCACGCCGTGGAACGTCGAAGAGGTCCCCGCCGAGTCCGCCTCGCCGAGGATGGCGGAGATAGACTTGAAGAGGCACCCGGAGCTAGCCGAATACCTGCCCGACCCCTCGAACCCGGTCTACTCGACCAGCATAGCACCCTACTACGCCTCGGAGATGGAGCTACCCGAGAGGATAGAGGTGGAGGCCATGGTTCAGAAGTACTTCACCGGCGGAGTAATGATGCACATATTCCTAGCGGAGGAGCCGGAGCCCGAGGCCCTCGCCAAGCTAGCCAAGAGAATAATGGAGACCGACATAGTCTACTGGAGCTTCACGCCGGCACTCACCTACTGCCCGAGATGCAACAAGACGTACACGGGGCTACACAGAGCCTGCCCCAGGTGCGGGAGCGAGGAAGTCGAGGTCTGGAGCAGGATCATCGGATACTACAGGCCCCTGAAGAACTGGAACCCGCAGAGGAGAAAGGAGTTCTGGACCAGGCACCACTACGGGGTCTGA
- a CDS encoding YhbY family RNA-binding protein produces MRVDEEVHDKGIRERIKARIAGKTDLQLGKNGLTQGFIDEVKLRLEKHGVVKIRVLKSFRSNYTGDLEELAERIAGLSGGRVYEVRGFTITLVATPRREGEGRPG; encoded by the coding sequence ATGCGGGTGGACGAGGAGGTTCATGATAAAGGCATCCGGGAGAGGATCAAGGCGAGAATAGCTGGTAAAACCGACCTTCAGCTCGGTAAGAACGGGTTGACACAGGGCTTCATAGATGAAGTGAAGCTCAGGCTCGAGAAGCATGGAGTGGTCAAGATAAGGGTGTTGAAGTCCTTTAGGAGTAACTACACGGGGGACTTAGAGGAGCTCGCTGAGAGGATAGCTGGATTAAGCGGTGGGAGAGTATACGAGGTCAGGGGCTTCACAATCACGCTTGTAGCTACTCCCCGGCGTGAGGGAGAAGGCCGCCCTGGTTGA
- the ftsY gene encoding signal recognition particle-docking protein FtsY, which translates to MFRKLKEAFARFIDTASSILTSREKLLEAIEEFKLNLVASDVAYEAAEDIAAQLSRRVEEGRVKRREDLVEALREILLGYFTNLGALDLVSLARSRKPFKIVFLGVNGVGKTTTIAKIAVYMRGNGFKPLMVAADTFRAGAQEQLKIHSERTGIPVFTGRYGWDPAALAYDAVQYGVGRGFDVFLIDTAGRMHVDVDLVNELKKVVRVVKPNVKILVVDALTGNDAVEQARFFNEAVGVDGVVVTKVDAYEEGGVPLSLAYVLGKPILFVGVGQDYKDLKPFNPIEYVDRVLAGLR; encoded by the coding sequence TTGTTTAGGAAGCTGAAGGAGGCATTTGCAAGATTCATAGATACGGCGTCCTCCATCCTTACCTCGAGGGAGAAGCTCCTCGAGGCGATAGAGGAGTTTAAACTAAACCTGGTGGCCAGCGACGTCGCCTACGAGGCAGCCGAAGACATAGCTGCCCAGCTATCCAGGCGCGTCGAGGAGGGGCGGGTTAAGCGCAGGGAGGACCTCGTTGAGGCGTTGAGGGAGATACTCCTAGGCTACTTCACCAATCTAGGTGCACTGGACCTCGTATCGCTTGCACGCTCAAGGAAACCGTTTAAAATAGTCTTCCTAGGGGTCAACGGCGTCGGGAAAACCACGACCATTGCAAAGATCGCCGTGTACATGAGGGGAAACGGGTTTAAGCCGTTAATGGTTGCAGCCGACACGTTTAGAGCCGGTGCACAAGAGCAGTTGAAGATACACTCGGAGAGAACAGGCATACCTGTCTTCACAGGCAGGTACGGGTGGGATCCAGCTGCCCTAGCGTACGACGCGGTACAGTACGGGGTCGGCAGGGGCTTCGACGTGTTCCTCATAGATACAGCTGGGAGAATGCATGTAGACGTTGACCTCGTGAACGAGTTGAAGAAGGTTGTAAGAGTTGTTAAACCCAATGTAAAAATCCTGGTTGTCGATGCTTTAACAGGCAACGATGCAGTGGAGCAGGCTAGGTTCTTCAACGAGGCGGTCGGCGTTGACGGAGTGGTTGTAACAAAGGTGGATGCATATGAGGAGGGAGGTGTGCCATTAAGCCTTGCCTACGTCCTGGGAAAGCCAATACTCTTCGTGGGGGTTGGGCAGGACTACAAGGATTTAAAACCTTTTAACCCGATTGAATACGTTGATAGGGTTTTAGCTGGTTTACGATAG
- the pfdA gene encoding prefoldin subunit alpha, whose product MSTGGPQQSGRSVSLEELVARINELREYANILASTINNYLTQQRELQLALETLKSLPENGGEGFIVVDRLSTAMIPATVDKEWSKRVLVHLGLGYYLKTDRDRAVDIVSRRSASLERLINELEKKYSAVVGEMNRLRNILETTYSRVQEASGG is encoded by the coding sequence ATGAGTACCGGGGGCCCCCAGCAGTCGGGTAGAAGCGTGTCACTCGAGGAACTGGTGGCTAGGATCAACGAGCTGAGGGAGTACGCTAACATACTGGCCTCCACGATAAACAATTATCTAACCCAGCAGAGGGAGCTTCAGCTCGCCTTGGAAACCTTGAAGAGCCTGCCTGAGAACGGTGGAGAGGGCTTCATAGTGGTAGACAGGTTGTCAACAGCGATGATCCCGGCGACAGTGGATAAAGAGTGGAGTAAAAGAGTGCTGGTTCACCTTGGGCTAGGCTACTACTTGAAGACGGATAGGGATAGAGCAGTGGACATAGTGTCCAGGAGGAGTGCGAGCCTGGAGAGGTTGATCAACGAGTTGGAGAAAAAGTATAGTGCTGTCGTCGGAGAGATGAATAGGCTCAGAAACATCCTTGAGACCACGTATAGCAGGGTTCAGGAAGCAAGCGGAGGATAA
- a CDS encoding 30S ribosomal protein S19e yields the protein MVTALEVPADKLINRLAEYLKENVPEVKPPEWSIFVKTSSHKERPPSNPEWWYYRAASILRKLYKAGRPVGLSELRREYGGRKNRGVRPERTIRAPGGAIRKILQQLEQAQLVRRTRRGRVLTPQGKSMLDRLSFEILVELSRENPELVKYLPPQAAQR from the coding sequence GTGGTTACAGCACTGGAGGTTCCAGCCGATAAGCTCATCAACAGGCTCGCAGAGTACCTGAAGGAAAACGTCCCGGAAGTGAAGCCTCCCGAGTGGAGTATATTCGTCAAGACGAGCTCGCATAAGGAGAGGCCTCCAAGCAACCCGGAGTGGTGGTACTATAGGGCGGCAAGCATATTGAGGAAGCTCTACAAGGCTGGGAGGCCTGTCGGCCTCTCAGAGCTTAGGAGAGAGTATGGTGGTAGGAAGAATAGGGGTGTGCGCCCTGAGAGAACAATACGTGCCCCCGGCGGTGCCATCAGGAAGATCCTCCAGCAGCTTGAGCAAGCCCAGCTTGTGAGGAGGACTAGGAGGGGTAGGGTTCTAACCCCTCAGGGTAAGTCGATGCTCGACCGACTGAGCTTCGAGATACTTGTAGAGCTCAGCAGGGAGAACCCGGAACTAGTGAAGTACCTGCCTCCGCAGGCTGCTCAAAGGTAG
- a CDS encoding 16S rRNA methyltransferase, giving the protein MSGKLKIILLEASLETVPASIAAHPAVVKSAARRGKKPTDILLDVSIHYHAMKRLPLKHKRGRPDIVHVSLLEALESPLNKAGMMEIYVHTLNGHAILINPSTRIPRNYNRFTGLMEQLFKEGSIPPGSANPLLRVETMPLERLLEAAGARGLILLREACEPHRVEDVAREALEEGLAVGVGGFPHGDFEEETLRHASRCYSIHREPLATWIVVSRVIAGAERVLGVLS; this is encoded by the coding sequence GTGTCGGGGAAGCTGAAGATAATACTGCTTGAAGCCTCCCTGGAGACTGTTCCAGCAAGCATAGCAGCGCACCCAGCAGTAGTCAAGAGCGCTGCGAGAAGAGGCAAGAAGCCCACCGACATACTGCTCGATGTAAGCATCCACTACCACGCGATGAAGAGGCTGCCCCTTAAACATAAACGTGGGAGACCAGACATAGTGCATGTAAGCCTCCTAGAGGCCCTTGAAAGCCCGCTCAACAAGGCAGGTATGATGGAGATCTACGTGCACACATTGAACGGCCATGCAATCCTCATAAACCCCTCTACAAGGATACCCAGGAACTACAACAGGTTCACAGGGCTAATGGAGCAGTTGTTCAAGGAGGGCAGTATACCCCCGGGCTCCGCGAACCCCCTTCTACGCGTGGAGACCATGCCTCTTGAAAGGCTCCTAGAGGCTGCGGGAGCCAGGGGGCTGATACTGCTGAGAGAAGCATGTGAGCCACACAGAGTAGAGGATGTTGCCAGAGAGGCACTGGAGGAGGGGCTCGCAGTAGGAGTAGGTGGATTCCCCCACGGCGACTTCGAGGAGGAAACCCTTAGACACGCATCCAGATGCTACTCGATACACAGGGAGCCGCTCGCCACATGGATCGTTGTCTCCAGGGTGATAGCGGGCGCTGAAAGAGTACTCGGAGTTCTATCATAA
- a CDS encoding translation initiation factor IF-6: protein MEITRMSFFGNSNIGVYAYVNGKVLILPPGISSHDVRELTEVLGVEAVVEARVAGTVLNGVFTAGNDNAIILPRVIFADELEYIKKQLDSRGIDIRLHVSGSRYTALGNLLSCNNKGCIASPLLEKEEVEELRGVLGVEILQTRLVNLDIPGSVLVVNDHGGVAHPDVSEDDLKTVEGVLRVRVERATVNAGVPFVKSGLLANNHGIVVGGSTTGPEILRIRRGFGGGE from the coding sequence GTGGAGATCACGAGGATGAGCTTCTTCGGCAACTCGAACATCGGGGTCTACGCGTACGTTAACGGCAAGGTGCTGATACTGCCCCCCGGCATCAGTAGCCACGATGTAAGGGAGCTCACAGAGGTTCTAGGTGTTGAAGCAGTGGTTGAGGCAAGGGTGGCTGGCACAGTGTTGAATGGTGTTTTCACAGCCGGCAACGATAACGCTATTATTCTTCCAAGGGTTATCTTCGCAGATGAACTCGAATACATTAAGAAGCAGCTTGACAGCCGGGGCATCGATATACGCCTCCATGTCTCTGGTTCACGTTACACTGCACTGGGGAATCTCCTGTCATGTAATAACAAGGGGTGTATAGCAAGCCCCCTCCTGGAGAAGGAGGAGGTTGAAGAGTTACGTGGAGTACTAGGCGTCGAGATCCTTCAGACACGCCTCGTCAACCTTGATATCCCTGGAAGCGTGCTCGTGGTTAACGATCACGGGGGCGTCGCCCACCCGGATGTGAGCGAGGATGATTTGAAAACGGTTGAAGGCGTCCTAAGGGTTAGGGTTGAACGGGCCACCGTCAACGCCGGGGTCCCGTTTGTGAAGAGTGGTTTATTAGCCAACAATCACGGTATAGTTGTAGGTGGCAGTACAACAGGACCCGAGATACTTAGGATTAGAAGGGGCTTTGGAGGTGGTGAGTAG
- a CDS encoding 50S ribosomal protein L31e, with product MSETGSMVKSTHVIPLGRVYFGRRMNRADRAVRLVKKYVARHFKDAEKIIVDPLLNKYIWSRGREKPPRRVVVEVRFDKESKEARVFLKRLKR from the coding sequence ATGAGTGAGACCGGTAGCATGGTTAAATCCACGCATGTAATACCCTTGGGGAGAGTGTATTTCGGGCGACGCATGAACAGGGCTGACAGGGCTGTCAGGCTTGTGAAGAAGTATGTTGCAAGACACTTCAAGGATGCAGAGAAGATAATAGTGGATCCCCTTCTCAACAAGTATATATGGTCCAGGGGGCGGGAGAAGCCTCCCCGCAGAGTAGTAGTGGAGGTAAGGTTCGATAAGGAGAGCAAGGAGGCAAGGGTTTTCCTCAAGAGGTTGAAGCGCTGA
- a CDS encoding DNA-binding protein: MSSETGYGNEGYDEELEALRRRKLEELQRRIEEEKQKRLMIDTALRRILTPEARERLNNLRLVKPELAEILEQQLIALAQSGRVKIPITDEFLKRLLSEIYEQTHKEPRIEFKRK, from the coding sequence ATGTCCTCGGAGACAGGCTACGGTAACGAAGGCTATGACGAGGAGCTTGAGGCCCTTAGGAGGAGGAAGCTTGAGGAATTACAGCGCCGTATAGAGGAGGAGAAGCAGAAGCGCTTAATGATAGACACGGCTCTCAGGAGGATTCTCACGCCTGAGGCAAGGGAGAGGCTGAACAACCTGAGGCTCGTTAAACCCGAGCTGGCCGAGATACTTGAGCAGCAGTTGATAGCACTGGCTCAGAGCGGCCGTGTGAAGATACCTATAACGGATGAGTTTTTAAAGAGGCTCCTCTCAGAAATATATGAGCAGACCCATAAGGAGCCAAGGATAGAGTTCAAGAGGAAGTAG